Proteins from a genomic interval of Nematostella vectensis chromosome 12, jaNemVect1.1, whole genome shotgun sequence:
- the LOC116613963 gene encoding ankyrin repeat and SOCS box protein 8, with translation MDEFLDFVVSDNDGKVREILETISSKVFDKETALGETSLLDFKITDLEDAFVEAAFAGSINCLQALHKYVPDVNCQGRLRDSCPDYLISPLRAAVEADRVEVVHWLCTSGARPNRRECLYSINYDDVISGPNFSNHCAVSCYVPLHFAQSRACAETLLKHGADINAQDCMSKTPLSMATLDGRLVVMETLCENGAHVGLGSTWGATPLVYAQYARRKTDRISATEILCRYGACVNFQDKNGRSALHVTRDPECLRVLLSYGGDPSLETIFGKTPVVMAAEAGNWEIVRMLFDAQPRVELGLLARGVALCNQLPLDVFSWLLRASREVRELKHLCRCVIRTTLVRTRGNLDDAIITLPLPTRVKLYLALLQHAKN, from the exons ATGGACGAATTTCTAGACTTTGTAGTCTCCGACAATGATGGAAAAGTTCGCGAGATTTTAGAAACGATTTCAAGCAAGGTTTTTGATAAAGAAACCGCACTAGGCGAGACCTCTTTGTTAGATTTTAAAATCACAGACTTGGAGGATGCGTTTGTGGAAGCCGCCTTTGCGGGAAGTATAAACTGCCTACAAGCGCTGCACAAGTATG ttcCAGATGTGAATTGTCAGGGTCGGCTAAGGGATTCGTGCCCAGACTACTTAATCTCTCCTTTGCGGGCCGCGGTTGAGGCTGACCGCGTGGAGGTTGTGCACTGGCTGTGTACAAGTGGGGCAAGACCAAACCGGCGTGAGTGCCTATACAGTATCAACTacgatgacgtcatttccGGTCCAAATTTCTCCAACCATTGCGCAGTGTCATGCTACGTTCCACTCCATTTCGCCCAAAgccgcgcatgcgcagaaaccCTCCTCAAGCACGGCGCAGACATCAATGCTCAAGACTGCATGAGTAAGACTCCGTTGTCAATGGCAACGCTCGATGGACGCCTTGTTGTCATGGAAACTCTCTGTGAAAACGGCGCGCATGTGGGTCTTGGGAGCACTTGGGGCGCAACACCGCTGGTCTACGCTCAATATGCTCGCCGTAAAACTGACCGGATATCCgctacagaaatactttgtcgCTACGGCGCATGCGTAAACTTCCAGGACAAAAATGGCCGCAGTGCATTGCACGTTACAAGAGATCCTGAGTGCCTGAGAGTGCTACTGTCATATGGCGGTGACCCGAGTCTAGAGACCATATTTGGCAAAACTCCTGTAGTTATGGCTGCGGAGGCTGGGAACTGGGAGATAGTGCGCATGCTCTTTGATGCCCAACCGCGGGTTGAGCTTGGACTGCTGGCGCGAGGGGTAGCGCTTTGTAACCAGTTGCCCCTTGACGTGTTCTCGTGGCTATTGCGGGCATCCCGCGAGGTACGCGAACTCAAGCATTTGTGCCGGTGCGTCATACGTACGACGCTAGTGCGCACGCGCGGGAACTTGGATGATGCTATTATTACCCTACCCCTCCCTACAAGGGTCAAGTTGTATCTGGCTCTTTTGCAGCATGCTAAAAATTGA
- the LOC5506109 gene encoding cytochrome c oxidase assembly protein COX19 isoform X3, which yields MRRGQKLLNLMQGECKDFMITYMQCLKKNKNMNFNCRAESQAYLQCRMDRELMAKEDLAKLGFRSSAGTDAKQSSSNQRTSDNSK from the exons ATCTTATGCAGG gGGAATGCAAGGATTTTATGATAACGTACATGCAATGCctcaagaaaaacaagaacatGAACTTCAACTGCCGCGCTGAGTCCCAAGCATACTTGCAGTGCAGGATGGACAG AGAGCTCATGGCAAAAGAAGACCTTGCTAAACTTGGCTTTAGATCTTCTGCTGGAACTGACGCTAAGCAGTCCTCGTCAAATCAAAGAACATCAGATAACTCTAAATAG